A genomic region of Oryza glaberrima chromosome 1, OglaRS2, whole genome shotgun sequence contains the following coding sequences:
- the LOC127771704 gene encoding WD repeat-containing protein ATCSA-1-like produces the protein MWCEAVRWRERGELGARRFETAARARRTASLALSNRKEFTTPHNGAINSLQVDLTERRYLLSGASDGSAAIFDVQNATEYEAGFIAKHRSILLVDKQHENGHKFVVSMAVWYPVDTGLFVTASFDQYVKVWDTNSTQVVMDFKMPGKVYSAAMSPIATTHMLIATGSADVQVHLCDIASGAFTHTLSGHRDGIMSLEWSTSSEWILMSGGCDGAIRFWDIRRAGCFLVLDQSRSQLGRRPPFLEGTSDKDPLNSLQPSSSSKIYSAQQRTGKSKKQSHKLHKSQIPGHGHIQQRLHPGLSSSQNCATAHYGAVTGLRTTTDGMYLLSSGSDSRLRLWDIDSGCNTLVNFEAMRLQTSKPLQLAVTEDPSLVFIPCMASIKAYNLWSGMTFQTFRGHYEPVNCCYCSAQEQELYTGSNDMQILVWSSTPAFTEMPLQEDDGKRQTDFVVDDDNWSD, from the exons ATGTGGTGTGAGGCGGTGAGGTGGAGGGAACGCGGGGAGCTGGGCGCACGGCGCTTCGAGACCGCCGCCCGGGCGCGCCGCACCGCCTCGCTCGCGCTCTCCAACCGCAAGGAGTTCACCACCCCGCACAACGGCGCCATCAACTCCCTCCAG GTTGATTTGACAGAGCGGCGGTACCTACTCTCTGGCGCATCGGATGGATCAGCCGCTATATTCGATGTGCAGAATGCAACCGAATACGAAGCCGGGTTCATTGCCAAGCACAGGAGCATTCTGCTTGTGGACAAGCAGCATGAAAATGGCCACAAGTTCGTGGTATCGATGGCCGTATGGTATCCTGTGGACACTGGGCTGTTCGTGACAGCTTCTTTTGATCAGTATGTCAAAGTGTGGGATACTAATTCGACTCAA GTCGTAATGGATTTTAAGATGCCTGGAAAAGTGTATAGCGCAGCAATGTCCCCAATTGCAACAACACATATGCTGATCGCTACTGGAAGTGCGGATGTTCAGGTCCATTTATGTGACATTGCTTCTGGAGCCTTTACCCACACGTTGTCCGGTCATCGTG ATGGTATCATGTCTTTGGAGTGGTCTACTTCAAGTGAGTGGATTTTGATGAGCGGTGGTTGTGATGGAGCAATACGATTTTGGGACATAAGACGAGCTGGATGCTTTCTTGTTCTTGATCAGTCACGGTCTCAACTAGGAAGGCGGCCTCCTTTTCTTGAGGGCACCTCAGATA agGATCCTTTGAACTCTTTACAaccttcatcttcttcaaaGATTTACTCTGCACAGCAGAGGACAGGCAAGAGTAAGAAACAGTCACACAAATTGCACAAAAGTCAAATCCCTGGACATGGACATATCCAACAGAGATTGCACCCTGGTTTGTCTTCTAGTCAAAATTGTGCAACGGCACATTATGGTGCTGTTACAGGATTAAGAACAACTACAGATGGGATGTACCTTCTTAGCTCAG GTTCTGATTCTCGCTTAAGACTTTGGGATATTGATTCAGGCTGCAATACTTTGGTCAATTTTGAAGCTATGCGATTACAGACTAGCAAACCGCTACAATTAGCTGTCACTGAGGATCCATCACTTGTATTCATCCCATGCATGGCAAGCATTAAG GCGTACAATTTATGGTCTGGTATGACATTTCAAACATTCCGGGGGCACTATGAACCTGTTAATTGCTGCTACTGTAGTGCACAAGAACAA GAGCTTTATACTGGCAGCAATGACATGCAAATTCTTGTGTGGTCATCAACTCCAGCGTTTACTGAAATG CCTCTGCAAGAAGATGATGGCAAGAGGCAAACGGATTTTGTAGTCGATGACGATAACTGGAGCGACTGA